The region CTCTTATATCAAAAGAATATAGTCAAAGTTCTCATAACTAAACGGTGAGTCTAATATGCACTTGTATCATTTGTTGATTTTACTTGAGCTACAGAAGACCATAATAGTAGACAATGTTTTCTTGTGGGTGATGCCCACTTTTGGGCTGAAATTGTTCAAAATACTCATTTTCAAAATATATGGCTGAAAATACCGTTTTGGTTACGCATTTCGTAATTGGGCAAGTGTAATACGCATTTGAGAATTGGGTATGTAAGAAAATTACTAAAGATACGTATTTCTAGTTTGGGTATTACCATTGAGATACGCATTTTCCAAATATGTATCTTTAAAAAAAATGGATACCCATTTGACAAATGCGTATTTAATACAAAACATGATACCCCAATGGCACATGCATATCCCAAACTGTATTTTCACTTTCAACCATCCACTTCCAGAATGATTATTTTCAGCCATTTACAccaaaaaattgttatttttaacaTTCTTTCTTTTCTTGTAGAACACTTAAAACTTAGAAACACCATTAGGTTGTGCCGACTCTTTTATATGTGTACCTGTCCATCTCCAGGGGCAGATCAAGGATAATATTTAAGGAGAGGTACAATCCTATTTTTCAATTTCTGTAACAGCActtcaagaattttgaattaattttaatagtataaaattataaaaaaatagagGGGAATCCTGTTCTCAGGGCCCTTTCCTAATCCGCCCCTAATGGTGCAGGTGTGGGTGCACTAGATATATATACCATTACCCAGTTTCTAGCCAAACGTTACTTCACAAGTTTTAGCTTCAATAACATTAATATGTCCTTGGTGTCGATTAATGTACATAATTAAGTACTAGTCCTACTATATCCGCACGATGAGATAGCTCAAGTGGTAAGGGCTTATCTCTTGTCGTCTCGGGGTTCTGAGTTTGACTCTCGCTCATCCAGAATAAATACTCATTTGTAAGACATCTAATCCTAATTATACAAAAAAAAAGGTGCTATTGTATTCCATAAGAATCAAAATGATGTCTACTCATAAGATATTTACTTACAAATGAGTTTTTGATATAAATAATAACAGTATCTGCTCACTTTTTCTGGGCAAATCGTAGAACTAACATAAATATCAATCAAACAAGTGAGTTAAATGCACCAAAAAGTAGACTTTAACCATCTTTTACTTAGTACGGCCTTCATTCTAATATTAGAATCAGGAACAGTAATACACCAATTATAGCAGAGCATATTTAACCAAATTTGGAATGATGAGTGAACCCTATGACTAATTTCATAGAAACAAACACAAATAACGACGACGTTTTTTCCATAAAAAAACACAAACTAAACCCCGACCAAAAGCATGAAAATTATTCAAACAATTTTTTTGTAGCAATAAAACTCGAAAATAAAACGTACCAAGGCCCTTATCAATCCACGGTGAAATCAACAATGTAGGAACACGAACACCCAACCTCTCAAACCTAAAGTAATAAGGGTCCGGTCCAATAATCCCGTCCGGATTAGGCACGCCCGAAACAGGCGTTGGCACATGATCATAAAACCCACCATGCTCATCATACGTGATCAAAAACGCCATCTCTTTCCACTGCGGACTACTTCTCAATGTCTCATACACCTCCTTGACAAAAATCTGCCCCAACGCAACATCATGCGACGGGTGATCATCATTAGCAGGAAAATGCTTAATATCAAAATACCTCTGCTCCACCACAACATAATTCGGAAGCTTACCATTCTTAGCATCACTCTTAAACTTCAAAtcaaaatcatgaaacttattaACATGTTTCAACTTTCTTAAACTCTTAAAAAACATAGTAGTAGGTAAATTTTGGTAATAAATACCGAAACTAAGGCCATTTTCGTCCAACGAATCAAAAATAGTTTTCTGAGGAAACCCATTAATCAAATCCTTCCTTACATTACTTGAAGCACCATGTGAAGTGGCAGAGTGAACAAAGAACCTGTTAGGCTGAGTTGAAGCCGGAACTGAAGCAAACCACTTATCGAACACCGCGAACTCATTAGCTAACTCAGTATAAACGGGTAACAACTCGGGTTTATACCCGGACATTACAGTTTCAGCTAAACCATGAACACCCATTTGATCAGCTTGCTGAGCAAACCCATTCATCGGAGCCGGGTCGAAAAAAGTAGTATTTGACCCGAAAACCTGTTCTTGAATTGCTTGAATTGAGTGACCAGGATCCGAATCAATGAAATTGGCTTTGTCAGTCACCAAGATTTTGGGTGAATTTGGGTCAGAAGCGTTTAAAAAGTTGAATTCTTGACCCGTTAAGCCGTCGATGTCGGGTCGGGTTTTTTTGATCCACCCAAGAATATGATCGAATGAGCGATTCTCCATGACTAAAATGACTATGGTCTTAATGGGGCCTTTTATTTTTTCAGGCTTTTTGGGAAAAGGGAAAGATTGGGTTTGTATTAGAAGAAAATATAGTAGGACTGTGGTCAAAATGGATCGCCGGAAAATCATATTATCCGGTGAGGATATATTGTTTGTACTGTTGTGATTAACTGATGATGTATGTATAATGTATGTTTGTATTGTTTGAGTAGGTGGGTGGTAGCTAGGATTTAAT is a window of Apium graveolens cultivar Ventura chromosome 11, ASM990537v1, whole genome shotgun sequence DNA encoding:
- the LOC141697515 gene encoding non-specific phospholipase C1 — protein: MIFRRSILTTVLLYFLLIQTQSFPFPKKPEKIKGPIKTIVILVMENRSFDHILGWIKKTRPDIDGLTGQEFNFLNASDPNSPKILVTDKANFIDSDPGHSIQAIQEQVFGSNTTFFDPAPMNGFAQQADQMGVHGLAETVMSGYKPELLPVYTELANEFAVFDKWFASVPASTQPNRFFVHSATSHGASSNVRKDLINGFPQKTIFDSLDENGLSFGIYYQNLPTTMFFKSLRKLKHVNKFHDFDLKFKSDAKNGKLPNYVVVEQRYFDIKHFPANDDHPSHDVALGQIFVKEVYETLRSSPQWKEMAFLITYDEHGGFYDHVPTPVSGVPNPDGIIGPDPYYFRFERLGVRVPTLLISPWIDKGLVIHQPTGPTPSSQFEHSSIPATVKKLFNLESNFLTKRDAWAGTFENYFFLRDGPRDDCPEKLPEVKKSLRTGGPKEDARLTEFQVELIQLASQLNGDYLLNTYPDIGQGMTVAEGNKYAVDAIQRFLEAGRAALRTGANDSAMVTMRPSLTSRTSGEEKSKYISSY